Proteins encoded by one window of Octopus bimaculoides isolate UCB-OBI-ISO-001 chromosome 4, ASM119413v2, whole genome shotgun sequence:
- the LOC106872742 gene encoding GA-binding protein subunit beta-1 produces MPYYMESDTSDPSSPFPDDCRIDRIAINLLQQLHLKENNLLRNVNNIIKYQPLTAKNIFTHNIHGWTFAHACVLRGNKELVEKVLDSGISINSQLGESTDGIPGNCTLLHIAAYRGDPQIVEFLVSRKADISAEDSFKDKPIAYARHHKHHKVIAYLEKASQKHNFEDNVQKRFKFFSNLSNRLTRVR; encoded by the coding sequence ATGCCTTATTACATGGAATCTGATACTTCCGACCCCTCATCACCATTTCCAGATGATTGCAGAATAGATAGAATTGCTATAAATTTGCTTCAGCAGCtgcatttgaaagaaaataacctTTTAAGGAATGTTAATAACATCATTAAATATCAACCTCTCACGGCCAAAAATATTTTCACGCATAATATTCATGGTTGGACCTTTGCACATGCCTGCGTTTTACGAGGCAATAAAGAACTAGTAGAAAAGGTCCTAGATTCTGGAATAAGTATCAACAGTCAATTAGGTGAATCGACTGACGGAATCCCAGGTAACTGCACGTTGTTGCATATAGCAGCGTATAGAGGTGATCCGCAAATCGTTGAATTTCTCGTGTCTCGTAAAGCAGATATATCTGCCGAAGATAGCTTCAAGGATAAACCGATCGCTTATGCTCGACATCACAAGCATCACAAAGTGATTGCATATCTCGAGAAAGCTTCCCAGAAACACAACTTTGAAGACAATGTTCAGAAACGGTTCAAGtttttttcaaatctttcaaACAGACTCACCCGTGTTCGTTGA